One segment of Peromyscus leucopus breed LL Stock chromosome 5, UCI_PerLeu_2.1, whole genome shotgun sequence DNA contains the following:
- the Idnk gene encoding probable gluconokinase isoform X2, which produces MKMGKGVPLSDQDRIPWLCSLHDILVRDVASGQHVVLACSALKKMYRDILIHGRNDVPLKSDESAKGKLAGKQLLVVYLCGSFEIISRRLFQRKGHFMPPELLQSQFSILEPPSAPENFIQVSVDQSVSEMADAIMEELQMK; this is translated from the exons ATGAAGATGGGAAAAGGAGTACCTCTGAGCGACCAG GACAGGATCCCATGGCTCTGCAGCTTGCATGACATTTTAGTAAG AGACGTGGCCTCAGGACAGCATGTTGTTCTAGCCTGTtcagcactgaagaaaatgtacagagacatcTTGATACATGGAAGAAATGATGTGCCTTTGAAAAGCGATGAGTCAGCAAAGGGAAAGCTGGCTGGCAAACAGCTCTTGGTGGTCTACCTCTGTGGGTCGTTTGAGATCATTTCCAGACGCTTGTTCCAACGAAAAGGACATTTTATGCCACCTGAGTTACTGCAGTCTCAGTTCAGTATTCTGGAGCCCCCATCAGCTCCTGAAAACTTCATCCAAGTCAGCGTGGACCAAAGTGTCTCGGAGATGGCTGACGCCATTATGGAGGAGCTGCAAATGAAGTAA
- the Idnk gene encoding probable gluconokinase isoform X1, whose protein sequence is MEAPLVLLVMGVSGSGKSTVGALLTSKLGWKFYDADDYHSEENRMKMGKGVPLSDQDRIPWLCSLHDILVRDVASGQHVVLACSALKKMYRDILIHGRNDVPLKSDESAKGKLAGKQLLVVYLCGSFEIISRRLFQRKGHFMPPELLQSQFSILEPPSAPENFIQVSVDQSVSEMADAIMEELQMK, encoded by the exons ATGGAGGCACCGCTGGTGTTGCTGGTGATGGGCGTGAGCGGCTCCGGGAA ATCTACCGTGGGCGCGCTGCTGACCTCTAAG CTGGGATGGAAATTCTATGATGCCGATGATTACCACTCTGAAGAGAATCGGATGAAGATGGGAAAAGGAGTACCTCTGAGCGACCAG GACAGGATCCCATGGCTCTGCAGCTTGCATGACATTTTAGTAAG AGACGTGGCCTCAGGACAGCATGTTGTTCTAGCCTGTtcagcactgaagaaaatgtacagagacatcTTGATACATGGAAGAAATGATGTGCCTTTGAAAAGCGATGAGTCAGCAAAGGGAAAGCTGGCTGGCAAACAGCTCTTGGTGGTCTACCTCTGTGGGTCGTTTGAGATCATTTCCAGACGCTTGTTCCAACGAAAAGGACATTTTATGCCACCTGAGTTACTGCAGTCTCAGTTCAGTATTCTGGAGCCCCCATCAGCTCCTGAAAACTTCATCCAAGTCAGCGTGGACCAAAGTGTCTCGGAGATGGCTGACGCCATTATGGAGGAGCTGCAAATGAAGTAA
- the Idnk gene encoding probable gluconokinase isoform X3, translating to MEAPLVLLVMGVSGSGKSTVGALLTSKLGWKFYDADDYHSEENRMKMGKGVPLSDQRRGLRTACCSSLFSTEENVQRHLDTWKK from the exons ATGGAGGCACCGCTGGTGTTGCTGGTGATGGGCGTGAGCGGCTCCGGGAA ATCTACCGTGGGCGCGCTGCTGACCTCTAAG CTGGGATGGAAATTCTATGATGCCGATGATTACCACTCTGAAGAGAATCGGATGAAGATGGGAAAAGGAGTACCTCTGAGCGACCAG AGACGTGGCCTCAGGACAGCATGTTGTTCTAGCCTGTtcagcactgaagaaaatgtacagagacatcTTGATACATGGAAGAAATGA